A window of Seriola aureovittata isolate HTS-2021-v1 ecotype China chromosome 17, ASM2101889v1, whole genome shotgun sequence genomic DNA:
ACAGCTTTTCTGTCATAGATTCTTAAACACTGCTCACCTGATGATTTTGTCAATGTTCCATCTACATCTACAACCATCTACAGCCCTCTGACTACAGCAAACGCTAACCCAAGTGAACAGGTCTGAAGATagcagagacagacggacagttagatagatagaaggATAGAGAATTGAGACAGCCTGCTATGTTTTCATTGCAATAATCTAATGTAACGTAATCCTAGGGCTTCTTTCTCATCTCTCCATTCAGAGGATACCACTGCtctgagctaaaaaaaaactttgacaGTAGAAAAAGGCTCACAAAAGCCTCCACATCCAGTTAACTCTGCATTTTCACTGCTGTTGCCAGTAACGCATCATATCCCCTAAGAATAGTACTGCTCTGTTCATGATGGTTGACTCCAATCTAACCACAGGGATGGCTCCCTCCTTCTACATAAAAGTGAAAGGAATGACTTTGCGGGTTCTGCTCTTGTCTTCCACCATTACCTCCTTATTTCTTCCGTCTTCCCTTCCTTCCCCTTTAAACTAGCAGAGATTGGCTGACAATCAGTATGCAACAGAACATCTAAGTGCACACTGAGCTGCAAAAAGGTGGGAGAATGGACTGATCCGCTGGATGTCTATTGAAGCAGGCAGGCAATTGCAGCCTTGTAATTGGCAAGCTGGCCTTCAGGACAGTCTTTGGCATTGTGTGTTAACTGCTACCTCTGAATGCATAGACACATTTTACTCTGCAGCAAGCGTCACTAGTCTGGTAGCCAGGGAGGAGTGCTAGTCCACAGTCCTTCACATTGAGACTACCAGTCTAGACTCCTTTCTGTTTCTATACATTCTATACATTGCGCTTTCTCTTTCTACGGTTTTCCATCTCACGTTAcattcagtgacagaaaaaagaatGTTTAAGACAAGAATAAAATGCCATTGTGTATCTCATCCTGTGAGACCACACGCCCACAGAAAGCACCTATTCACAGCTGTGGAGCTGAGTGCAGCTACATTCACCAGCtctctcagaaagaaaaagcatAGGAAAGGGAAACCCCAGCGTCACTTAGAGCAAAAACAGTAATCAGTATTCAAAAGAGCACAGCCTTGTACCATATTTTCAGACTGACACAGTCACTCTCAGTAAATATGCTTTCTACTATTAAGAATGATCCACTTTCTTTGGTACAGAGAGCAAATTAAATGTCTATGGAGTGGGGTTACATTTAAGTTTAAGAGTGGCTGTAGACACTATCTCCTGGGCTATATCACAAGGGGGAAATGAGATGGATTAAGTCAAAATCCGGGGATGTAGGATGGAATATGGGATGGATGAGGAGAGTGTTGTTgggataaagagagaaagaaaaagagagcaagGGGGGAAATTGTCAGGAGTTCAGATGGAAACGGGGAATGCGACAGAGCCTTTTTCCATGAGTGCTTGCTCAAGGCACTAAGCGGGAGGGGCCACAGGGGAGCAGGATCAGTCAAAGTGTCCCTGCAGTGGCATGTCCCCTCGGGCAGTGTCCTTCAATAATCCTGGCCTGCCCTGTGTGGAGTTGGGGTGCCCCACGTAGACACAAGGCCGGGGCGTAAATGCTCGCACATTGACAGGGGggcaatcagtcagtcagaaagtCAATGCCACACTCCTTTGTAACATGGAACTGAAGCTACAAAAGGCCCTGAAGAGTATGttacttaaataaaagattCTCTTTCTTGGCATGGACATGGCCATATGTGCAAATCTTTGTTTCCTTTGTAGTTCACCAGAATCTTTATTTGAGCACAGACAAAAAACTTCCACTTCCCCTGCAGGTCCTCTGCCCTCTCCAGCTCACCGTCCACACAGATGCCAGCAAGATCCTGCTGGACTCAAGTTCCACTCTCCCATTGCGTAAAAAAAGCCCCCAACACATTGCTGCGGTGTCACAGGACGAGTGAATGACGCTGGCCGCTGACGCGGGTGCGCTGCTCTTTCGGCTGGGTATCGGGTTGCCATCTTTGGCCCACTTCTGGCCTCTTGGAGAGTCACCTGTCCTGGCAGAAGGAATGCTGTGACTGACGTGCCTAGTGACGCCAGCATtgactccagcagcagctctgcataGCGTGTTAGGTGTCTGCGCAAGCTCACACTGGGACTGCTTGTGCATATGTGAGTGAGGATTGCAAGGGGCTATGTATCCGTGCGTGTAAATATGCATGCAGTGTGcagtgcatatttgtgtgtgtctcccctCTGAGGTTGTTTTGACACTGGACACCTGCTGTCTGATGATAAAAGAGCGTGTGAGGCGTTGGTGATCCCTCTGTGCCAATCCAAAATGGTCCAAACCTTACAGACTAAACAGATCCTCAGCGTCCTGTCTATCTGTCCTTCCATTCTCTACGATTTCTCAGCCCTCTTCAGTATGAGCTGAGCCAAAGTTTGTGATAAAGAATAGAGGGGATTTggcacagggaggaggagaagtggtGGCTTCTTTAGCCAACCCTTGAGCTCCCGGCCCTGGGTATGTCTCTACTTTagagttgttgttttccccatgtgCTTCACAGGGGACACTGCTCAGAGGTAAATgaacctccctctttctttttccttctcttcttcttatGGACAGTCCAACAGGCAGTGGCCATCAGCAACAGCAAAAGACCCATGACaagtaacaccactgacaccacTTTAGTCTGAGGCAGGTCATTGTAGGTGTATGTCACCCCCGTTCCTGCTACACCAATGACCAAAGAGATGATTCCAAAGGGAAAAATGCAGCGGTAGCAGGACTTCTCCATGCCTCCAGTGGCCTGGGACAGACgctccagagaggagagcaCGTCAGGGACTTTGGCGCCACCAGCCTCCAGGGCCTGACCCTCCTGCCCCGAGCTGGTCTGGGGTTGAGGTTGGCATGCCAGGTGGCCGGTTGTGCAGCCCATCCTGATGGTGTGGGCTGATGGATCCCGAACCCAGGCTGCCTCTTGGATCACGTTTGTAGTCAGCTCTGGcctggagaaacagagagagacagacaaaggcagagaaagagagaaaggagaaggaggTCTATATGAGACCGGAGAAATGACTGGAGCGGGAATGGCTGGAGTGTGTCAGATGAAGGCTTCTAAGTCAGCGCTGAAATCCACTCACActttccccttctctccctccctctctggctGTTTCTCTGTACACTGTCTGTTGGCTCTCTGGCAGCACATTGTACACTCTGCTGAACATAGTGATGGGGGATATATAAAGGACCAGAAGGGGAGGAGCAAGGGAGGAAAAATGGGGAAGTCCAAGTGCTCTGATTGGTCTTATTTTGTGTGACGTCAAACATTGAAACTGGGAGAATAGGGGTTGATGTAGCAcaggaagggggaggggagaaGAGTTAACTGCTCCCTCTTGCCTTCATCTCCCCATCACCGCCTCCCAATTGCAGCCTTTTTTGTCGtggttgctgctgtttttttgttttcctgcaatATAAAAGCCCCCCCTGGGTAATAAACGAACCTGCTGCTGTCTAGaaatcagaggagagaggggaatcCCTCAGTATATCAGATTGGAAAGCTTCTTTCTCCATACTCATCCCACACGGCAACCTCGCCTCCATACGGCTATTACACAGTAATAGTGCTCCCATTGCACCTCAATAGATCTTGCGTGGACATCAACATCAAACAGAGACCCTACGGCCACCCACACAGTGCATGTGTCACCTGAAGACACTGATTTGTAGGACGACATTTATTCTATAATGAAAGAGTAAGTACACTAATGAGCATGTCCACATGTGACACTCAAACAGCCCCCACTAATTTCCCACCCACAtacactgctgctgccagtcCTTTCTGAATGAAAAGCAACCTAGTAATAATTAATCCCCCTGTATGATCGAAGAAAATCAATCAAGAAAGCTCTCTCTCCTAAACTCACTAATCTTACTCCCCCAGATCGGAAAAGCCATGTTAGGAAGGATAAAAGTGTGTGCACAGCTGAATGTCTATGTTTTTTATCTTCAGGCATTACTGAATTTACTATGGCaacatattattttctttttcttctttccacgCTTTTTTGAAAACTGAAAGCTGTGAACTTAATATTTATAGTAGAAATGTGTCATTACGTACAATTGTAGGGAAAGCAAACTGAGGTTACAAGCGTATTTAAGGTTGAACATGTGTAATGAGACAACAGGCCTCTTTGATAAAGATGAAAGTTTTAGCCCCTAAAAAGATTTAGACCATGGTCCATGACGTATTGGGTGTCAAAAGAGCAAAGATGTGGGTGATGAACAACACAGCAACCAGTAAGTTTTGATTATGGGTTTTAAAAACATCTCTATGTATTTATAAAACACCTGCATGACTTCAGCTTAGCAACAGGTTTTTCCCTCATAATTAAATGAAAGGACTGTTGCTCTTTAAAGCCCACAAGCCACACATTATCAGATTAAGAGATAGCTAATGCTCTCATATAAATGCTTAACATGCCTCTGTCTGCAGAGGACAACTGTATTCTTTGCCTTTACAGAAAAGACAACTGGATAGAGGGAGTTGTCTTTAGACCGGATGAATGGTggagaaaaatcaaacaataaacCCCACTGTAGCCTAACTGATGATCATACTGATTTAAGAATCTCTGCTGTAGCTCAATCGGTAACAGAACTGTAGATGAATAAAAGAGGAGTGaaagagggaaagggaggaaTGTGTTTGCGAGGGCTTGGGtgcaagagaaaagagatgCTCAAGAGCAATAAGCATTTGAAGGAGAGAAGTGGATTCTTGGTAGCACTGTTCGGTTTCTGTGGATTTGTACTTGGACTCCAGTGTTCGAGTGAACTAAGGCTAAAGACAAAGAGTGTAAAtgaaaagggtaaaaaaaagtgaacaagTAGGAAGGAATGTGTATGACAAAGAAGAGGCTATTCAACACTGTCGCGCtctgtgtgagaatgtgtgtgtgacatacaGCAGTGCTGACATGGGAAAGAGAACGAAGCTTCTTCCGTGGAAAGTAAAATTTCTTTGGATCTTCCATTATGTGACAAAAGGAGTGAGAAATATGGAACAGAGGCGTGAGACATGGGTAACCTGGGCAGGGCCGGGCCATGCTGGTGGGAGTGGAAAAGGTCCATTGGTGACAGCCAGAACCAGGCAGCAGCTGATGTATGCAGGTCACAGGAAGGCTGAGTTGCGTAGGCGCCACTCCCACTGGGCCCTTTGTGTGGTGTTGACGTTATCTCAAAGATGCATCCCTGCCTCCTCCTTTACTCCTTTCACACAGACTGATCCAAGACTGTATGGACAGACCAGAAGCCTGCAGCACGTTGCTACAGTCCCATACAGATGACTTGGCTTAAGTCCATGAGTGGAGAGAAACTGATGGTGTTGGAACAGAGGAAGCTTTGTGAACATGCTTTCGTATGTTTCAGTTAAGTCAGGAGCAGTGGTTTGAATTAATGCGCTCCTGTTGTTTGAGATACAGGTAACAGACAATCTGAGGTTGACATAGTCCTCTCCCTTTTATACTCTTCTTTTTACTCTTCTTCTATTCAGGGAATCAATCCATTTCCAGCTTGTAGCATACAGGGAGCCGGGCCCCCAAGTGCATTGTCTCTGTGACTCAGCCAGCTTTGGGTGTGCAAGTCCTCGCggtttgtgtgtacatgaggGTTGGTGCAGCAGGGCTCAAACACCCACGTCCTGCTGTGTGAACCCAGCGCCACCTGTCGCCCAGTCTGGCACAGGCCGTGCCATCCACACGTCATCTGTGGGCACGAACCTTTTCGGCCTCTCCAAGCCCTCCTGCATCTCACATACGCCCTCACATTACATTTGGGATGCGCAAAAACATGATTACCAATTTTCACAGATCACGGAGACGCAGTATTGGCCCCATATGTTCTCCATCATTCACTGTATGCCAGATTATAAAAGCCCAGCATAGATACAAACACATCATATGGAGAAATACTAtagtgagaaaaataaaaaaaactgactcaTTTTGATGCAATAGTAATAACTCAACAAGTGGTTAAGAATTAGTCATCTGCTAGTGAGTTCTGTCGTCACTTCTTCTGTGAGTTGGGTGCCACCTGCTGGAAGACTCCATTAGTGACTCCTGGGCAAGCTTTTCCATTACATATTACTCTAAGTATTAATTGTTATGTAGtagaaatatgaaatgaaatatcattaaaacataataatagcATTGAACCATTAGAAAAAAACCTATGATGTTCAAAATATTTATGAGAAGACCAACTGAAATTACAGACcataaaacacatgcagatatCATGTAGCAAATGTGTTGCCATATAGATTTATGTCAACATTTATAATTCGATGCTCTCCGATGAAAACCACGTCTCTCCAACATTGGCGACTTTGAATATTTCAGATAAATAGAAGGGTTACTTGTTTCTTTACGAGTTGAAATTTTCTTGCTTACAAAgataaataaaccattttaaaaCCCATTAGATTGTCTGAAAAATGCTTTGTCACAAacctgaaaacattttcataggACAATGCCAAAATTGTAAGTACAGCACTTCAGTcagaaacaacattaacaaagaTGATAAACAATCACAATCTTAGGTTTCTTTCAGTCAGACTTTCAAGTTATTACTATCACAGCACACTAAAAACGGATTCTTCACAATAATGACTGGGATTTTGATTCACGGACAAATATAAATTTGAGTTACCACTTTATTAAGAACACCTCTTTAGTCTTAAGCAATCCAATGTAATGGTCCTgcaattaatattatttttgtgaaCTTCTTCGTCTTTAATTGATAGTGTCAGAGTGGTATGATCCAACTGGTATTGCACTGGACTGGattatactgagaggtgtttcaTTTCTCTTATGTATGCAAATGGTGTAGGATGGAGTACCTCATAAACTGGTAATTCAGTgtaatactgtatgttctgtgtTCAATCAGGCTCAGAGTCCTGGACAATGGCAGGGAAACGCTCCCCTCCTTCACCCAGCAGAGAGTACATGTCTCTCAGCACACTGGCGTTGGGATGTCCAGGCCCAGGTGCTATAGATGAGAGCTGTGGGGAAAGAGTGTCCAACAGAGCCTGTCACATAGAAGAAAAGACTGTCAGCACATTATTTCTTAGTAGTTAATGAGTACTACTCCACAGATTAGCACGATCAAGTGtatgatatatttataatttattagcTGGTTGAAGAATACAGCCCGTACCTGCTCGAGGTTAATCTCCTGTTGCAGCAGTGCCACCTGCATCCTCAGCCTCTCCAGCTCTCGGAGGTCTGCCTCTGTTGTGTATGTTACAGTGAGGGGCAGGGGTGCGATCATCCCATCTTCCCACACACCATTTGCCCCAGTTGGGCAAAGACAACCTCCCACTGGCCTCCATCGATCCCATGCTTCCGACTCTAACGGAAAATACAGTTATTTTTAGACTGTAAGCGTGAGCAACCGTACCCTAAAACGTTTTTCTGCTCCGCTGCTTCAGCTTTAAATAGCTAGGCCCTTGCCTAGCCACGTCAGGATAGACAGCTTTAAAACCCCACCGTCACAGGGAAGGGGATCTGTCGAGGCCAAGGAAAGTACTGATCTGACACTGaggtttcactgcagctctgttttcattttccatatGCCAAGATGGAGAGGCCGCATTAGCTCGTTAGCACGCTATGTTCATCTCAATCATTTTTCAAATGCTGTTAAAATTCAATAAACGATAAATCCCTCTCTGGAAAATAAAGCGCTCGGAAATAAAATACTTACTGAATATTGGATGTGAGATGCTAGATTGGATGCATATAGTCACAACATCAGATGGAGGTGTGTGGACTAAGCAAGGAGTTACAAATGACTGGAAAATATCTCTCACACTGGCTTTAGCAACATACTTTTGCTGCACTGGAGCTATGAGTggtaaacataaacaaaactcCCTGCTGAAGGTGACATGGTCATTTGAGTAATGCGAATGGAAATTCTCAGGGCAGTCAGCTTCATTATAATTGTATCATTGGAGGTGATGGAAATTCTAACATACTGTAGGTGCTGAGTGAGTGATACCCTGACACCCAGACATGGTCATTCAAACACAGCGTGGTAATCGGAGTCAAACACAGGGTCATGATAACTCCAccaatgtcttttttattatgcAATTCTGTGAGGTGGAATAAATCGTTTAAATAATGGTTTTTTTCCTGCTCATAAACAGTCACGCTGACATGTAATTTGTTTAGGAGGAAATGCATAGTTTGAAAAGGTAGATTATGTGATGGTGAAACGGGATTCCTACCTTGTTTCACTTGGTCTGCAAAGTTctggagctctgctgcagtCATTTGCAACCTTTCAAGTGTCATGTAGGAGTCATACTTGTTTTTCTTACCACCTGCATAGacagaaatgatcatttaaaaaaaagaaaaccttcagTTAAACTACAAGCACTGTTACAGCGGAGGCAACTGGATTTCTTTACTTTAATTCCACTATGTTAATTAGTTTCATGTTTGCAGTAACTGTTATTTTTACAATTACAGAAAATCTTCAAATGCTCAGTGGGGGGGTCTCACAGTCACTTCCTGCCAACTCCCTGTGCAGTTTCTTCCCAAATTATCATCTTCTCACCCACACAATTGTGTCATCGatctatttcatttttccacattccTCTGCtcctaactgtgtgtgtttgcatgtgttatTCACCCTGCTCTGTGGCCGTTTCTGGAGTCACCTTGGCCAGAAGCTCCATTGTCTGACAGTGCTGGATGAGGTCATGCCCTTGGTGAGTCAGCCTGTCGACCAGAGCCCTGGTCTGATCTGGGCTGCCACACGGCCAATCCTTGGGGAACTAGAGGGATCAGAGGGACATGGTCAAGGACGAAACATTGGATACCCAAGCCGTTTTGAGAAATCAAAGTGTATTACTCAGATTTGTTCAAAGACATGCTAAATTGCTATAGCTGGGTATCACTAAGCATGGAATTCAAACCGATTATATTCTCAAGCTCAACATTACAGCATGGAAAACATGTCTGAGGCTTTCCAGCCCATTTTCATGGGCTCCACTAGGAAAAGGAAGGATACCGTAGCTCTCATTCTCTCCATGAAGTGACTCCTCCCTGGCACAGGTTTCCTTTGCAGAGCCATAACTTTGTCCCACAACCTAAAGATAATGTGGAGAAAGAAACTTAGTACAAAAGCAAAACAGTGGAATAAAGTGTAGTATTTTCACAAAATGAACAGACTGATTTTGGttacctgttttgtttgtttcttacagATTTCCACTTTGTTGTCTGCTCCGAAGGTATCCTGCCATAAAACAAAGGCAAACTGAATTAACTCACCTCTTCCAACTGAGACTGACAAAGCATGGTTGTCCACTTATGTAAAAATATACCTAGTGTGTTGAAGCAAGCTATGAGCTCCAgactcatctgtgtgtgagaaaggcACTGCGTTATTTGAAGAAGGTGTTGGGATAGCTGCAGCCTCTCCCAGGTTTTCAACACTCAGCATGCTGCTTTTAACAGTCTTTTTTTTAGAGCGATCAAGAGAGCCAGATGCTGAACCAGCCTGCTGCAATTTCCTAGTTGCCTGGTGATGCACAGCCGCAGCTGATGAGACAGGATGCTTCTGGATTGTGCCTCtattatttgtggttttggacTGTCTAGGATTGTTGCTAGTTGAAGGTCTTGCGCCTAGTGAGGAAGATAGTGAAGATCCAGGTTTTTTGTGCTCTTTTCTGTCAAGACTGGCAGATTTAGAGGTTGATCTGATGGTCAAATCACTTCCTTTAGACAGTGCAGATGACTGTGTTACACCTTTTGATGTGAAAACTGAAATGCCTGGTTCCTTTCGAGGTCCAGATTGCTTGTTTCTGTCTGGGTCTTTTTTAGATGCTCCCGAGCCAGTGCGGACCCACAGGGCTTTCTCCAGTACTCGCTCCAGCAATTCTATATCTTCCTTCTCCCCTGGTAAGGTATTTGTGTCTGAAGATAGCAGCATAGAAACAAGTGGTTACAGTTTAGTTATTTAACCTATGTTTAACCAGAAAGTCTCTTTAGAtttattatctcttttacaGGAGAGACCTGGCCATAATTGGAAGGATGGAGTAGTTAATATATAGTAATTTAAGAACATGCATTGTTAATTTATAACCTTTATGAATAGCACTATTAAATAGGACCCAAGGCATGAAAGAGAGAAGTGTTACTATTTAAAACAGGTACAGTCATAACATTATACATGACTGCCCTCATCTCTCTCTAATTGACTACATTAACCAAAgatgtgaaaatgattttttctttataatgatacatgttattttttctttttttttttttaattacctgTAGCAGCAGCATCTGCACCTTCAGATTCCTCAGAGTCCTTCTTGGGTTGTGGTGTTCTGTGGGAAAAAAACCTCCATGTGACTACAGACTCAAATTAACCAAGAGGAGCATAATTAAGCAAATTTGAGCAACAGcagtatataatgtataatagaAAATAACATATGCACAGCCTAGGTGTTTATTGTGGGTTTTTGATGCCAATATTGATATCAATATGTGAGAGCTTAAAAATCCAATGTTACAATATATCAATTGAtacatgaaaaattaaaaattaagttgacaaaataatcttatCAGTGATCTCTGGTGGATATAGCTACTTGATGGTGACACAAACTTAGAGCTACAATGATTTATTGGTTAGTcattggcaaaaaaacatcaacagctactttgataattgataaatTGTTAAAAGTCTTTTGTCAACAGAAATGCCCAAAATTTGGTGGTTCCAGGCTTGCTGCTTTTCTCAATCTTACAatatagtaaattgaatatttttgggcTGAGGactgtttgtcagacaaaacaagatatttgatCATATGATAAAGTACTCCAGGACAacatatttttttgctttttctgatgttttatagaccgaacaattaatttattaattgagaaaataactggcagattttctgataataataatcagaatcATGGaatcatttttgaaagcatcctagtttacttttagtgcctaaaacttttgcacagtactgcaGAAAAATATTGGACAGTACAATGGGCCTTGCCAAAAACTTCATTTTAGATGTGGTTCTAGAcaaatctgtctttttgtttattcatcttGCACATGTCCATAGCTATCACTGCATTTGTCCCTGTGGTTTTCAGTGACGAAAGTGAAACGAGTTAGTGGTGGAAAAGGCACTGctgggattcgaacccaggatctcctgtttactaGACAGGCGCTTTAACCAACTAAGCCACAGCGCCAGATAGTTGCCCTTATACGCAGATGTTCAAGTTATCACTTTCTTGGTGATAGGAACAAATACTTTCAATGATTTGACAAGGAACCGCATACGAGTAAATCATTACGTTTGATCGCCTTGACTTCAGTGCCTGTTTCAGAGTGTATTAGCCCCAGTTTGCATGAAAGGTACAAGAGGCACAGACTGTGTCTAAGAAGACATAAGATCAGATATCAACACCGATTACATATTTTGCATGCACATATTAATACATTAACTTACATGAATAAGTGTTCTTTGATAAGAACATTGTTTGGTAATTGTAAAGTTAAAATGAGTTTATGTTCCTACGTAAAAGAGACAGTAGTTTCACGAGTGAAAGCTGTGATAAAACGGTGGGGTTAATGAGATGTACAGTACTTACAAGGTCTGTAATATTTCTCTGTAGAGCTGAATACTGTCATTGATCTTCTCTTGTTCAGCTTTGCATGACTTGATAGCTTGCTCAACCACGGACAGCACTGACATGCTTGTGTCTTGATTGTCTCtactttgactttatttgtCTGCCGTGAAAACACGCAAGAAATGATTAACTGTTAAACTATCGATTGAAACACTGAATTAACACAAAATCTCTCAAAAGTGTGTGGAATATATCGTTGTTTCATTTCCATACGAACAGTTTAACGCGAGCTATTTCGTGCTGACCCGCGAAATCGAAATAAACGGATGCGGAAGTCACATTTCTTTCTTAGTGCCAGCAGAGTCAACGTAAAGCTGTGTGCAAATGTTCAAGAAGCTAATTATCACAATAAGACCCATCTACCTTGTGCGAACAAATTAAATGACCTATTTGTTTTCAACTAGCTACGTACAATAACAAAGACAGTTAAAACTTTGTGGCTTAGTCGCTACAACGAAGTTGTCAGTTCTCGCGAGAAATGGCATAGCTACGAAGGACGAGGACGTTGTTCCTTCATGTTGCCACAACAAGGCTTTAAAAGggggatttatttatttcactttttaggcttaATAATCATTGCATGTTCAAATTCAGTGACTTACCATCAGAGAGAaggatgagaaaaaagaaaccactGTGAAGACTCTACTTGCACCCATTTTCAAATCCTCCTCATTAACTTGACTCATAAATGTGTAATAGTAGGCCCTAAATTATCTGAATTACCAACTGCAAATTATGACTTTAATGAGTGCTGTTTATTATTTCAACAACAAGGTTCATTAAATTTATAATTACGTTCCCAAGTAGCCTTTTTACATTTATAGTTTTGTAAAACTGTTGCCCCTATAGTGACAGTTATTAAAATTTTGcgagaggaaacagagacaggatATGACTAACTTTTGGCCAAT
This region includes:
- the LOC130185273 gene encoding uncharacterized protein LOC130185273 isoform X2, translated to MSVLSVVEQAIKSCKAEQEKINDSIQLYREILQTLTPQPKKDSEESEGADAAATDTNTLPGEKEDIELLERVLEKALWVRTGSGASKKDPDRNKQSGPRKEPGISVFTSKGVTQSSALSKGSDLTIRSTSKSASLDRKEHKKPGSSLSSSLGARPSTSNNPRQSKTTNNRGTIQKHPVSSAAAVHHQATRKLQQAGSASGSLDRSKKKTVKSSMLSVENLGEAAAIPTPSSNNAVPFSHTDESGAHSLLQHTRIPSEQTTKWKSVRNKQNRLWDKVMALQRKPVPGRSHFMERMRATFPKDWPCGSPDQTRALVDRLTHQGHDLIQHCQTMELLAKVTPETATEQGGKKNKYDSYMTLERLQMTAAELQNFADQVKQESEAWDRWRPVGGCLCPTGANGVWEDGMIAPLPLTVTYTTEADLRELERLRMQVALLQQEINLEQLSSIAPGPGHPNASVLRDMYSLLGEGGERFPAIVQDSEPD
- the LOC130185273 gene encoding uncharacterized protein LOC130185273 isoform X3 → MSVLSVVEQAIKSCKAEQEKINDSIQLYREILQTLTPQPKKDSEESEGADAAATDTNTLPGEKEDIELLERVLEKALWVRTGSGASKKDPDRNKQSGPRKEPGISVFTSKGVTQSSALSKGSDLTIRSTSKSASLDRKEHKKPGSSLSSSLGARPSTSNNPRQSKTTNNRGTIQKHPVSSAAAVHHQATRKLQQAGSASGSLDRSKKKTVKSSMLSVENLGEAAAIPTPSSNNAVPFSHTDESGAHSLLQHTRIPSEQTTKWKSVRNKQNRLWDKVMALQRKPVPGRSHFMERMRATFPKDWPCGSPDQTRALVDRLTHQGHDLIQHCQTMELLAKVTPETATEQESEAWDRWRPVGGCLCPTGANGVWEDGMIAPLPLTVTYTTEADLRELERLRMQVALLQQEINLEQALLDTLSPQLSSIAPGPGHPNASVLRDMYSLLGEGGERFPAIVQDSEPD
- the LOC130185273 gene encoding uncharacterized protein LOC130185273 isoform X1 translates to MSVLSVVEQAIKSCKAEQEKINDSIQLYREILQTLTPQPKKDSEESEGADAAATDTNTLPGEKEDIELLERVLEKALWVRTGSGASKKDPDRNKQSGPRKEPGISVFTSKGVTQSSALSKGSDLTIRSTSKSASLDRKEHKKPGSSLSSSLGARPSTSNNPRQSKTTNNRGTIQKHPVSSAAAVHHQATRKLQQAGSASGSLDRSKKKTVKSSMLSVENLGEAAAIPTPSSNNAVPFSHTDESGAHSLLQHTRIPSEQTTKWKSVRNKQNRLWDKVMALQRKPVPGRSHFMERMRATFPKDWPCGSPDQTRALVDRLTHQGHDLIQHCQTMELLAKVTPETATEQGGKKNKYDSYMTLERLQMTAAELQNFADQVKQESEAWDRWRPVGGCLCPTGANGVWEDGMIAPLPLTVTYTTEADLRELERLRMQVALLQQEINLEQALLDTLSPQLSSIAPGPGHPNASVLRDMYSLLGEGGERFPAIVQDSEPD